TTGCTTTCCGCCAGCAGATCGGCGAGATGGTGAATATAGTCCGCACGGCCCGGCACCGGTGGACAAAGGAAGCCTTCCGGAATATCCCACTGCTTGATCTGGTAAAAGTGGGCCAGCAGAGCCTGGTTAAGCGCCTTCACCGCCAGAGGATCGGCGAAATCAACGGTGGTGTCACCGTGCGGCCCCTGACGCAAAAACGCGGCCAGCGCCGGGCTGCTTTCGGTTAACGCGGCAAAGTCATAGCGACTGCGGTGGCGGTTGCGCGGGTGCAAACCAGGTTTAGTAGCGGCTGGGGTTTTCATCGGGGCTTCTCCTTGTGTGGGCGCGTAAGATACTCTGCTCTCCGCGTCGGGTAAATACATCGCTGACGATTTGACCTTTCCAACACAACTTCAGGTGCGTAATGAGTAAAAAACGTTATTACTACGAGCCCGTGGAAGGCCACGGTTTACCGCACGACCCGCTGAACGCCATCGTCGGGCCGCGCCCGATTGGCTGGATCTCCTCCTGCAATCTGCAGGGCCAGCGTAACCTTGCGCCGTACAGCTTCTTTAACTGTTTTAACTATCGCCCACCGATCATTGGCTTCGCCAGCAGCGGCTGGAAAGACAGCGTCCAGAACATCCTCGACACCAAAGAATTCGTCTGGAACCTCGCCACTCGCCCGCTGGCAGAGCAGATGAACGAAACCTCCGTGACGCTCCCAAGAGGCGAAGATGAGTTCCAGCGCGCAGGCCTGACCCCCGTCGCGGGGACAAAGGTAAAAGCAAGCCTGGTGGCGGAAAGCCCGGTCCACTTCGAGTGCCGCCTGTCGCAGTGCATTCGCCTTACCTCGGCCGACGGCGAGGAGTTAAACAGCTGGCTGGTGCTGGGCGAAGTGGTTGCCGTCCACATCGATGAGGACCTGCTTATCGATGGCATCTATCAGACCGCACTGGCGCAACCCGTGCTGCGGGCCGGAGGGCCAACCGCTTATTACACGGTAGATGAGTCCCGGCGTTTTGACCTGGTTCGCCCGGATGCGCGCTAAAGCTAAAAAAATCAGCCACATATATGTGGCTTTTTTGTCAGCATTGGGTCAAGTTTTATCGTTCAAAAAACACGCACAACTCCATCAGTTTTTTGCGTCATCACCTGCCAGCGAAGGAACTAGACTGTAGTTGTCAGACAACAAAAAGGTGTTTTGCTCTCAACGCTCAAGAGGATGTAAAGATGAAAAAGCTGCTGTATTTCTCTGCGGTTATCTCTCTTGCTGCACTGCCTTTTGCCTCCATGGCAGCCCAGGAAATGAGTGACGCAAACCTCGGCCAGCTGCGCCCGGTGGGTACCGTAACCGCCAAAGCCAGCAACCTTGACGATCTGCAGGCCAAACTGGCAGAAAAAGCCAAAGAACAGGGTGCAACCGGCTTCGTGATTAACTCTGCGGGCGGTGATAACCATCTGTACGGTACCGCCACTATCTACAAATAGCCCTCTCCCTGACCGCCACAATGCCCCGCGCTGCGGGGCAATTTTATTTTTATCCCCCGAAAATAAATTAAGTAATCATATGATACTTATATGGCCCATCTGTGAATTAACTCACTTTATTGCCGCTGAACAAACACTAAGGTAATGGCACGCAAGAATTGTCTCTTGTGATTACTTACGGAGCGGTAAAATGAAAAACCTGATGGCCGCATTAGAAGCCCGGCTGATGCCTCTGGCCGCCAAAATGGCGCAGCAGCGCCACCTCGGCGCCATTCGCGACGCCTATATCTCGTTCATGCCGTTTATTATCGTTGGCTCGATCCTGCTGGTTATCTCGTCATTCCCGAGCAGTCACTACCAGCAGTTTATGGCCGCTATTTTTGGTGAGGGGTGGTCCGCCACCGTTGAGATCCCTTTTAACGCAATCTTCTCGACAATGGCGGTATTCATCAGCTTTCTGGTGGCCTATCGGCTGGCAGAGCGCTATAACATCGACAGAATGTCCTCCGGCATTTTGTCACTCTCCTGCTTCCTGATCCTCACCCCTTTCGCAAAGCACCCTGACCTCGGCAACCTGATTCCGTTGGAGTGGCTGGGGTCGAAGGGGCTGTTTGTCGCGATGCTTGGAGCACTGGCCAGTACGGAGCTGTTTGCCTGGATGCTGCGTCAGAACTGGGTGATCAAAATGCCGGATGGCGTCCCTCCGGCGGTACAAAAATCTTTTGCGGCGCTTATCCCGTCGCTGCTGATCCTGATTCTCGCCCTGGCCATTCGTGTGCTCTTTGCAAAAACCGACTATCACACCATTCATCAGTTCGTTTATGAAGTGCTGGCGACGCCGATCCGCCACTTCGGCACCTCCTATATTGGCGCGCTGTTTACCTGCTTTAGCATTACCAGCCTGTGGTCCGTGGGGATCAACTCAGGCTCAATGGTCAACGGCATTCTTCGCCCCTTCTGGATGGAAAACCAGATGGACAACCTGGCCGCCACTCAGGCCGGCATGCCGCCGCCGCACGTGGTCACGGAGCAGTTTTACGACATGATCTGGATGGGCGGCGCGGGTGCCACCTTGTCTCTGGTGATTGCTATGCTGCTTTTCGCCCGCAGTCAGCACATCAAAAACGTCTCGCGGCTGGCCGCCGGCTCCTCCATTTTCAATATTAACGAGCCGGTGCTGTTTGGCCTGCCGGTCATCATGAACCCCGTCATGCTGATCCCATTTAACCTTGTGCCGCTCGTGCTGGTCACGGTGCAGTACATCGCCATGTCCGTCGGCGTGGTAGCGACCACCACCGGGGTGTATATCCCCTGGACCCTGCCGCCGGTGTTAAGCGGATTTATCGTCACCGGGCACCTGAGCGGCGCGGTTATCCAGCTGGTTAACCTGTGCCTCGGAGCACTGATATACCTGCCGTTCCTGAAAGTTGTCGACAGACAGTACCGGGCCAGTGAAACCCCGGCACCGGTGACCGAACCTAAACCCGCCACGGAGTAGTTAAACATGACGCTATCAGCAAACTGGGGAACGATCGCCACCTGGCGTATGGCATGGGAAGGAATTGGTGAAGCCGCAGAGCGTCTGCAGCAGGGCGGTTCAGCCAGCGACGCTGCGGTCCATGCGGTCAAATGCGTAGAGGATTATCCTTTCTATAAATCGGTCGGCTTCGGCGGACTGCCAAATGAAAAAGGCGAGGTTGAACTGGACGCCGCCTTTATGGACGGTACCAGCCTGGCGCTCGGCGCCGTCGCAGGGGTAAGAAATATTGCTAACCCGATTCTGGTCGCCAAAGCTCTGAGCGAAGAGCGCTTCAACAGTTTTATGGTCGGCCAGGGAGCGGAAGCGTGGGCAAAAGATCGGGGCTTTGAAAGCAAAACCATGCTGACCGAGCGCGCACATAATCACTATCTTAAGCGCAAACGTGAAACGCTGGATCGCGGTCTAAGCCCCTACACCGGGCACGATACCGTCGGCGTTATCGCCCTCGACGGTCAGCAAAGAATGTCGGTCGCCACCTCCACCAGCGGCCTGTTTATGAAGCGCCCTGGCCGCGTAGGTGACTCGCCGGTTTCCGGCTCCGGCTTCTACGCCGACAGCGAAGTGGGCGCAGCCACCGCCACCGGCCTTGGCGAAGATTTAATGAAAGGCTGCATCAGCTACGAGATTGTCAGCCGCATGGCGCGAGGAATGTCACCGCAGCAGGCGGCGGAGTCGGCGGTTTACGACCTGGAAGCAAAGCTAATGGCTCGCTACGGCCGCGCTGGCGACCTCTCCGTCGTCTGCATGAACAACAGGGGCGAATACGGCGCGGCCACAACCATCGACAACTTCTCCTTCTCTGTCGCCACGCCGGCACAGCCTGCCCAGGTGTTCCTCACCGCCAGGGAAGGTAATCGCACGCTCATCCGCCCGGCCGATCGCGAATGGCTGGACGCCTACCAACGGCGCATCACCGCGGAGGTTATCCAATGAAGTGCCTGCTTGTCTCACCCGACGCCGCATTTAACAATGCCCATCTGATCTTATGGAATACCTCCCTGAGCCGCTGGCCAGACGCGCTTCAGCCCCTGCTGAAAGAGATGTCTGCTCACGATGAGCCGCAAACAACCTCCTTTGGTTTACAGGGCATATGTAGGCGTCTGTCACTGCTGCCTTCTGCAGAAGTTGCCCAACCAGCGGTGCTCCGAAAGCTGCTTTCAGCTGTTGAAACGCTGCTGCCTTCTCCCGTTTTACAGCCCGTCGCGCTGGATCTCGCGGGCTTTAATCTGGCGGATGAAACCACATTTGTGCGGCTACGCACGCTATTAATTGCCGTGCTCAACTGCTTCTATCAACTGCCGCAGCTGGGATATCGCCAGGATCTGCCGCAAAGCGACGGCGAGCTGTGGCTGATTACCGAACCCAATAACGCGCTGGCGCGACGGCTGGCTGAGCAGGCCGAGGCTATCGCTCAGGGAATGCGGCTTTCCCGCCAGTTGGCGGATTTACCCGCCCTGGACTGCCGCCCGCAGGATGTGGCGCAGCGGGCGGAAGCCTGGGCCAGCCAGCACTCGAAAACCCACTGCGAGATCCTCGACGAGCAGGCCATTTTCGACCGCGGGCTCGGCTGCCTGCACGCCACCGGAAAAGGCAGCGTCCACCCTCCCCGGCTGGTTACGCTGCGCTGGCAGGGTGCTGCCCAACAAGAGCCGGTTTATGCCCTGGTCGGCAAAGGAATAACCTTCGATACCGGCGGGATGTGGCTGAAAGAGGGCGAAGGCATGCGCACGATGAAATACGACATGTGCGGTGCGGCGGTGGTCTTTGGCATGATGGAAACCGTTAAGCGCCTGAACCTGCCCATCAACGTCGTTGCGGTCATGGCGCTGGCGGAAAACATGCCCGGCAGCACCGCAATGATGCCGGGTGACGTTGTGCGTGCCCATTCGGGCGCGAGCGTAGAAATCATTAATACCGATGCCGAAGGCCGTCTGGTGCTGGCCGATGCCCTCAGCTACGCCGCAGAACGCTTTAAGCCTGCCGGCATGATTGACGTCGCCACGCTGACCGGCGCGGTGGTAAAAGCCCTGGGCTACGACATCTCGGGGCTGATGAGCAACGATGAAGCGTTAAGCCAGCGCCTGCAGCAGGCGGGAAACCTGACGCAGGATCGCGTCTGGCCGCTGCCACTGGATGAAAGCTTTGACGGCCAGGTAAAGAGCGCGATTGCCGACTATACCAACACGCCGCCCAACAACGCTGCCATCGCGGTGTCTGCCGCACAGTTCCTCAGTAAGTTTTGCCGCCAGCGCCCCTGGGCGCACCTCGACGTCAGCGGCACCGCGCTGTCACGGGGTAAATTCACCCAGGCGAGCGGCCGACCGGCACATTTGCTGACGCAGTATTTACTGGCGCTTTGTGAGGGGAAATAGCCTTGCGATCGTTAAAGCGCTCTTCGGGCGCTTTAACGACTGGGATGATTGAGTTTCAGCCACGCCTCAGGCGTCAGGTTTTTCAGCCGGCTGCGAATCATCCTTTTATTAAGCAGATCTTCAAACTCCAGCAGCACGGCGCCTAACCCCAGACGCTTATCGAAGCGCTCGCCGTTTAACAGCGCTTCCAGCGGCTGGTGATAATTGCCCTGCCCGGCTTTTTCAAGCCAGCTTTCCTGCGGTGCCGCAGTTAAGGGAACGCCAAGCGTCTCTGCAAGAGTCTGTGTAAACGCGCACGGTTTCGCCGTTAAGGAAAGCACGGGCAGCGGAAGCCCTTCGCGCAGGAACCCAACCAGCGGATCAGCAACGCCCTCGCATCCTCTTTCCCTTAGCGCAACGGCTATATAGCCGGAGACGCGATCGCTGAACGCCAGCAGCTCGCCCTGCTTATGGCTAAGGATTTCGGGCAGCGGGAAAGTATCAAGCACAAAATGGCCCGGTTGCTTATTGAGATCCGGCTTGCTCATGCGCGACTGCTGCCAGTTTTGCAGCATGCGGCTGACGCTTGCGCGAGAAATTCCCTGCTGAATCAGCAGGCGTGCGGCTTCAAGAAGTTCGTCCAGCGAAAGGGCCAGGCGCAGGCGCAGAAACACCAGCATCGACTCCTGCTCGTGGCTTAACGCCCGATGAATCGTATTTGGTCGATGAGATTTGTCGTAGCAGTCGTCGCGCCTGCGCCAGCGGCGGACGGTATCGACCGAAATGTTCAGCTCTTCCGCCAGCTCGCCGTCCGTTTTTTCGGATTCCTGAATGTACTTGCGCGTACGCGGCGTTGTTGTGGCGTTGGAGTGCAGCTTTATCTCCATCGAACCTCATCCATCGGGTTGAAAAGGAAAGACATCATTATAAAAGCTTCCCCTGAAGGATGCTGCGCTAAAAATCAAACTGATGCCGAAAAGGGGGCGCAAGCGATTGCACATCAGGTACGACCAGCGTTGGTAAAAAGAGTAGCAAAATGTGCGCAAACTAAGTGTTCCCAGGGTTAACGTCACGCAGTGAAACTATTTACCCCGTAATCACTATTTATTTCAACAGGTTATAACTAATTCAATTTTTTTGATTAAGGTCGTCAATTCTCTTCGATTTATTCTTCCGTCTAAAAGTGTGACCATAATCACATCGACGGAACAACGTCACCTTAACAGAACAACCTGCGAGAATTAAGCCATGAAAACCATCAAATATGCTGTAGCTGCACTTGCTCTCTCTACTCTCTCCTTCGGTGCTTTCGCTGCACAGTCCGTTAACGAAGCACAGGCACAAAATCTGAACAAAGTCGGCGTCGTTTCCGTGACTGGCGCAACGACCCTGGACGGCCTGGAAGCAAAACTGGCTGCTAAAGCTGAAGCTGCTGGCGCAAGCTCTTATGCCATCACTTCTGCCAACACCGAAGGCCACATGAGCGGCACCGCGGTTATCTACAAATAATCACGCGCTCAAGCTTTACCCTCATTACCCTCATTGAGGCCGATACCCTCATCGGCCTTGATAGCACTACCCTTGTTAAACCCTGATGTTACCCTTGTTTGCCCGCGATGCCTGTCGCGGGCTTTTTTTTGCTCGTCATTCAGAAAACTTCAGCAACGCGTGCAAGGCCAGCCTCAAGCGTCGCCGCGTCCCCCGTCGCGACCAGGCAACAGGCCATCTGAATTTTTAGCGATTGCGGCACCGGCTCAACGCCTGCGACGCAGCGCTCAATCCAGCGGGCTGTCACCTCAGGATCTTTTCCTGACGGCAGCGCAACGGCCTCGCCGTCGGTGTCGGTTTGCCGCTCGCTGACGACGCGAGTTCCCAGGCCATCAATCAGCGCAATCTGCGGGCAACGCAGCGGATTAGCGTACACCTCGCCTTCGGTACCGTGCATCAGCAGCCCACGACCGCCGATATCGGCAAAGAACTTCGCCACTTTGGGCACATATTCCGGATGAGACACGCTGGCGAGACGCAGCGCGGCGTCTTCGGCAAACGGCGTGGCCAGCTTGGCCAGCGTATGCGCGCTGTTACGCACGCCCATCCGCCAGCGCATCGCCAGCTGGGTCTCCATCGGCGGGCAAAGTACGCCAATCGGCAGGAAGACGGGATGATGATTCTCGAGCTTCGCCTGCGCCTGCCCGGCGTGGCGGGTCGGCTCAATCCCCAGCAGCGTAAAAATCGTTTCCGTTAACACCCGGCCAGGGTCTTCACTCACACCGTGAACCACCACCGGGTAGCCGAGCTTGTTGAGCAAAAGCGCCAGCAGCGGCGTGAGGTTAGCCTGCTTGCGGGCGCCGTTATAGGAGGGAATCACAACAGGCATCGGTTTGCCCTGCGGCGGCGTAAGCGAAATGACGTGCTGCTTCATCGCCTCATAGAAACCGAGCATCTCCGCTTCGCCTTCCCCCTTAATACGCAGGGCAATCAGCACGCCGCCCAGCTCCAGGTCCGGCACTTCGCCCTTAAGCATGTGGCTGTACAACCCGCGCGCGGTATCAAAATCGAGATCTCTGGCGTGGTTTTTGCCACGGCCAATTTCTTTAATGATTTTGCGATAGTCCATTCAGACTCTCCTTGCTATTTCTTGCTCACACGTTTGCGCCGTACGGTGTGTTTCGGCGTCGTTATTATCACCTTCGCTTCCGGCGCATCGGGCTGCTCAATCGGGAACACCGGAAGCGCGGCCAGCAGGCGCTCGCCGTAGCGTTTACTCAGCAGGCGGCGGTCGTATATGACTATCTCACCATAGCAGGCGTGGCTGCGAATTAAACGCCCTACTTGCTGGATCAGGTTAAAAGAGGCGCTGGGTAAACTCTGCACTTCAAACGGGTAGCGGTTGAGGCTTTTCAGCCATTCACCTTCGGTGACAACAACCGGGCTGTCCACCGGTGGGAAAGCAATTTTATGAATATGGACCTGGGTGAGCAGATCGCCTTTCAGATCCAGTCCTTCGGCAAAAGATTGCAGGCCGATAAGTACGCTGGTCTCACCCTGTTCAACGCGCTTGCGGTGCAGCTCAACCAGACGGTAGCGAGGCTGATCGCCCTGCACCAGCAGCATCAGCCGCAGGTCGGTGACGTGGGTTAAAAACTGCTGCATCGCCCGGCCGCTGGCAAACAGCACCAGCATCGCTTTATGCTCGCCTTTCGCCAGCTCCGCGCGAAAGAAGGCCGCCATCTCGGCGATATGCTGCGCTTCATGCTCCATCAGCGGCTCAAAGCGCATTTTCGGAATGACGATTTTGCCCTGCTCGATATGGTTAAACGGCGAGTCGAGGTGGATAAAGCGGTCGCCCGCTTTCTCACGCAGCCCGCTCATTTCCTGCAGGCGATCAAATCGGTTAAGCGAGCGCAGAGTGGCAGAGGTCACGATCACGTGCGGCACCTTGCGCCAGAGCATTTTTTCCAGCTGATCGCTGACGCGGATACCCACGCAGTGGAAGAGCAGGTGCGGCTGCCCCTCACGAATTTCACGCGTAACCCATTTCGACACCGGCGCGCCGGAGGCCTGCTCCATCGCCGACAGCTTCCACAGCTTGCTCTGCGCTTCGAAGAAGCCTAACGCCCTGTTCATCTGCAGCAGCGCGCGGTGCAGACGCACGATGTCATGGCTGGCGGTTTTTTCACTCAGATCGTTAAGCAGGGCCTCCGCGAGGCTTCTCAAGGCCTCCATCAGCTTCGCCAGACGCTGGCAAATGATCATCACCTCTTCCGGCAGCGTGCCCATCTCAAAGCGATGTTCACCCTCCCTGTCGCCCGGCAGCCAGAGGCTGACAATGTTATTAAACGACTGCAGCAGCTCGTAAACTTCGTCGCAGTGGTTGGTCAGGCGCTCAGGCACGGTCAGCGGCGGCGGGCTTTTGGGGCGGAACTGCGCCATGCAGGTTTCCACCAGCTTGCTGAACAGATCAAGCTGCAGGCGACTGTAGCCCGGCGTTACC
This region of Cedecea lapagei genomic DNA includes:
- the ybiJ gene encoding DUF1471 family protein YbiJ, giving the protein MKTIKYAVAALALSTLSFGAFAAQSVNEAQAQNLNKVGVVSVTGATTLDGLEAKLAAKAEAAGASSYAITSANTEGHMSGTAVIYK
- a CDS encoding helix-turn-helix domain-containing protein, producing the protein MEIKLHSNATTTPRTRKYIQESEKTDGELAEELNISVDTVRRWRRRDDCYDKSHRPNTIHRALSHEQESMLVFLRLRLALSLDELLEAARLLIQQGISRASVSRMLQNWQQSRMSKPDLNKQPGHFVLDTFPLPEILSHKQGELLAFSDRVSGYIAVALRERGCEGVADPLVGFLREGLPLPVLSLTAKPCAFTQTLAETLGVPLTAAPQESWLEKAGQGNYHQPLEALLNGERFDKRLGLGAVLLEFEDLLNKRMIRSRLKNLTPEAWLKLNHPSR
- the dinG gene encoding ATP-dependent DNA helicase DinG, encoding MALSSSQKAQIGAWYKALQQQIPDFIPRAPQRQMIAEVAKTLAGDEGRHLAIEAPTGVGKTLSYLIPGIAIARGDQKTLVVSTANVSLQDQIYSKDLPLLRKIIPDLKFTAAFGRGRYVCPRNLAALATDNFTQGDLLAFLDDEMAPTSKAEQQRCAKLKASLDGYKWDGLRDHTDEAIEDDLWRRLSTDKASCLGRNCHWYKECPFFVARREIDEAEVVVANHALVMAALESDAVLPEAKNLLLVLDEGHHLADVARDALEMSAEVTPGYSRLQLDLFSKLVETCMAQFRPKSPPPLTVPERLTNHCDEVYELLQSFNNIVSLWLPGDREGEHRFEMGTLPEEVMIICQRLAKLMEALRSLAEALLNDLSEKTASHDIVRLHRALLQMNRALGFFEAQSKLWKLSAMEQASGAPVSKWVTREIREGQPHLLFHCVGIRVSDQLEKMLWRKVPHVIVTSATLRSLNRFDRLQEMSGLREKAGDRFIHLDSPFNHIEQGKIVIPKMRFEPLMEHEAQHIAEMAAFFRAELAKGEHKAMLVLFASGRAMQQFLTHVTDLRLMLLVQGDQPRYRLVELHRKRVEQGETSVLIGLQSFAEGLDLKGDLLTQVHIHKIAFPPVDSPVVVTEGEWLKSLNRYPFEVQSLPSASFNLIQQVGRLIRSHACYGEIVIYDRRLLSKRYGERLLAALPVFPIEQPDAPEAKVIITTPKHTVRRKRVSKK
- the mcbA gene encoding DUF1471 family periplasmic protein McbA — protein: MKKLLYFSAVISLAALPFASMAAQEMSDANLGQLRPVGTVTAKASNLDDLQAKLAEKAKEQGATGFVINSAGGDNHLYGTATIYK
- a CDS encoding flavin reductase family protein, which translates into the protein MSKKRYYYEPVEGHGLPHDPLNAIVGPRPIGWISSCNLQGQRNLAPYSFFNCFNYRPPIIGFASSGWKDSVQNILDTKEFVWNLATRPLAEQMNETSVTLPRGEDEFQRAGLTPVAGTKVKASLVAESPVHFECRLSQCIRLTSADGEELNSWLVLGEVVAVHIDEDLLIDGIYQTALAQPVLRAGGPTAYYTVDESRRFDLVRPDAR
- the ybiB gene encoding DNA-binding protein YbiB, whose amino-acid sequence is MDYRKIIKEIGRGKNHARDLDFDTARGLYSHMLKGEVPDLELGGVLIALRIKGEGEAEMLGFYEAMKQHVISLTPPQGKPMPVVIPSYNGARKQANLTPLLALLLNKLGYPVVVHGVSEDPGRVLTETIFTLLGIEPTRHAGQAQAKLENHHPVFLPIGVLCPPMETQLAMRWRMGVRNSAHTLAKLATPFAEDAALRLASVSHPEYVPKVAKFFADIGGRGLLMHGTEGEVYANPLRCPQIALIDGLGTRVVSERQTDTDGEAVALPSGKDPEVTARWIERCVAGVEPVPQSLKIQMACCLVATGDAATLEAGLARVAEVF
- a CDS encoding N(4)-(beta-N-acetylglucosaminyl)-L-asparaginase gives rise to the protein MTLSANWGTIATWRMAWEGIGEAAERLQQGGSASDAAVHAVKCVEDYPFYKSVGFGGLPNEKGEVELDAAFMDGTSLALGAVAGVRNIANPILVAKALSEERFNSFMVGQGAEAWAKDRGFESKTMLTERAHNHYLKRKRETLDRGLSPYTGHDTVGVIALDGQQRMSVATSTSGLFMKRPGRVGDSPVSGSGFYADSEVGAATATGLGEDLMKGCISYEIVSRMARGMSPQQAAESAVYDLEAKLMARYGRAGDLSVVCMNNRGEYGAATTIDNFSFSVATPAQPAQVFLTAREGNRTLIRPADREWLDAYQRRITAEVIQ
- a CDS encoding leucyl aminopeptidase, which encodes MKCLLVSPDAAFNNAHLILWNTSLSRWPDALQPLLKEMSAHDEPQTTSFGLQGICRRLSLLPSAEVAQPAVLRKLLSAVETLLPSPVLQPVALDLAGFNLADETTFVRLRTLLIAVLNCFYQLPQLGYRQDLPQSDGELWLITEPNNALARRLAEQAEAIAQGMRLSRQLADLPALDCRPQDVAQRAEAWASQHSKTHCEILDEQAIFDRGLGCLHATGKGSVHPPRLVTLRWQGAAQQEPVYALVGKGITFDTGGMWLKEGEGMRTMKYDMCGAAVVFGMMETVKRLNLPINVVAVMALAENMPGSTAMMPGDVVRAHSGASVEIINTDAEGRLVLADALSYAAERFKPAGMIDVATLTGAVVKALGYDISGLMSNDEALSQRLQQAGNLTQDRVWPLPLDESFDGQVKSAIADYTNTPPNNAAIAVSAAQFLSKFCRQRPWAHLDVSGTALSRGKFTQASGRPAHLLTQYLLALCEGK
- the celB gene encoding PTS cellobiose transporter subunit IIC, whose product is MKNLMAALEARLMPLAAKMAQQRHLGAIRDAYISFMPFIIVGSILLVISSFPSSHYQQFMAAIFGEGWSATVEIPFNAIFSTMAVFISFLVAYRLAERYNIDRMSSGILSLSCFLILTPFAKHPDLGNLIPLEWLGSKGLFVAMLGALASTELFAWMLRQNWVIKMPDGVPPAVQKSFAALIPSLLILILALAIRVLFAKTDYHTIHQFVYEVLATPIRHFGTSYIGALFTCFSITSLWSVGINSGSMVNGILRPFWMENQMDNLAATQAGMPPPHVVTEQFYDMIWMGGAGATLSLVIAMLLFARSQHIKNVSRLAAGSSIFNINEPVLFGLPVIMNPVMLIPFNLVPLVLVTVQYIAMSVGVVATTTGVYIPWTLPPVLSGFIVTGHLSGAVIQLVNLCLGALIYLPFLKVVDRQYRASETPAPVTEPKPATE